The window GAAAGGCATGCCCGAGCCGCGCATCAAGCGCACCGTCGAAGGCGATCTCGGCATGCGTCACACTGCGGCCTCAGTCGTTGAAGCAGCGGGCGTCGAGCGGATTGCGCAGCAGGCAAACATTTCCGTTGCCGGCGTCGGCGCAATGCTCGAGCGCATCGCCGAGAACGTCGAGATGATTCCGCAAACGCCGGCGGAGCATGCCTTCGACCGCGCGTTACTTGCAACGGCGATTGAAATTGCGGTACGGCGGCACGCAGGAACGGTTGAGACCGTGTACACCACGATGGGACCTGCGACGGTTCAGTACGGCAAGGATCTCACACGTATCGAGTTCGTCGTTGCGACCGGCGGAGCGCCGATCCATCTCGGCGATCACGATGCGCTGCTCGAAGCCATGCGTTCGGCGCCTTCGGATCCACGCTCGCTGCGTCCGCGCGCACCGCATCTGTACCTTGACCGCGACTACATCTTATACGCGATCGGTTTGCTCGCCAGCGTCGATCCGCAAACGGCGCTACGCCTTGCGCGGCGTTCGATCACGCCGGCCGATCGCGCGAAAGAAGTCGCGCAGTGAGCACCGTCGCGCAAACACTGCTCTCGCAAGAACGGATCGCGGACGACGTGTTCGCCGCGATGCGGCGCGAAAATCTCGCGCGCTGGCCGACCGGCGCGGGCGTCGATATCGACGAGGCAGTCGCGTACCACAAGGGCATGCCCGACCACCGGCGCTTGGCCGGCGTTTTGCGGCGCGCCGACGCGGAGAAGCGAACCCTAACTCAGCCGCGCGGCGGTTTCGGTACCTTCGAGCTGCAGAAGAACCTCATGCAGATGCTCGATCGCGAGGGGCTCGCCGATATCGTCCCGACGACGACCGACAGCTATACGCGCAACGAACATTTTGAACAGGCCCAAGAAGGCGTCAACGAATCCGAACGGCTCGGACGTTCGATGCTCAACGGCTATCCGATGGTGAACTACGGCGTGCCGACCACGCGCAAGCTGATCGAAGCCATCGAAAAACCGGCCGTCATGCTGACCGGGACGTCGATGCCAAAACTCACCGGCGAGATCGGATTTGCTGCAGGCTACAACGGCTACCTCGGCTCCGGAATCGCGTACACGGTTTCGTACACGAAAGAGCTTTCCGTTGAGCAAGGCATTCGCAATTATCAGTATCTCGACCGCCTCGCGGCCGAATATCTCGCGCACGGCGTCGAGATCCACCGCCGCCAGCCCGGATTTTTGACGGGAACGAACATCCCGCCGTCGATTGCGATCGTCGTTTGTATTCTCGACATGCTGCTCGCGATGGCGCAGGGCGTTCGCAACTACGGCCTCGAGCTC of the Candidatus Baltobacteraceae bacterium genome contains:
- a CDS encoding methylaspartate mutase subunit E, producing MSTVAQTLLSQERIADDVFAAMRRENLARWPTGAGVDIDEAVAYHKGMPDHRRLAGVLRRADAEKRTLTQPRGGFGTFELQKNLMQMLDREGLADIVPTTTDSYTRNEHFEQAQEGVNESERLGRSMLNGYPMVNYGVPTTRKLIEAIEKPAVMLTGTSMPKLTGEIGFAAGYNGYLGSGIAYTVSYTKELSVEQGIRNYQYLDRLAAEYLAHGVEIHRRQPGFLTGTNIPPSIAIVVCILDMLLAMAQGVRNYGLELGQTLHLIQDAAALATCRELCEEYARKAGHADTFTPVTSLHWMGAWPHDEAQAAAIVSYGGTLAAIGGAVSVTTKSVHEAFGIPTPEANCEALRMTRMAIYLARKIRLEGLPEYEFERDLIRREVRPIVDRVLELGEGDVASGTVRALEAGVLDIPWSPNRFVRSRVMPARDVDGYLRILDAAAMPFPKDVLAVHEERLRKRAEAEHVAYGRDLAVSSVYELSEPIAKLLPSERNR